In Cryptococcus neoformans var. neoformans JEC21 chromosome 5 sequence, one genomic interval encodes:
- a CDS encoding expressed protein → MSSSKRRPQNPSDAERGSPTTSSPSYLSSSSRAPGRKSDYFNYHPPFSILLLEFIVWLLLFFVCFLSPNGGLAAVVKSDDEYVGVLRSCTKTSCDGWMQSSSYTSSDTNSRRSFNSKRDLTSTIDLSNFFLTTGLAALSSFWLMTYTFLFTFYRFCSSTPSNGARDGDDGEQEDEDMDEKGRRLTRWRRMKRSLKRFAFRVSRIYVFMLGWIVFGVACAASWQVKMTSSDGGSVGTGVLLLHASWILLFLCSFVEISRGNLRKRVDTGWGSCTCIPFFGICKRRGFRKWGKSGDGGGEDKDVEKQGKRGRSRRRRDEENSRSQSQTANRKR, encoded by the exons ATGTCGTCTTCCAAACGTCGCCCTCAAAATCCCTCCGACGCCGAAAGAGGCTcccccaccacctcctccccctcttacctctcctcctcttcgagaGCTCCAGGAAGGAAATCGGATTACTTCAACTACCaccctcccttctccattcttctcctcgaaTTCATCGTATGGCTTCTCTTGTTCTTTGTTTGTTTTCTAAGTCCGAATGGGGGTTTGGCTGCTGTTGTAaagagtgatgatgaataCGTTGGGGTCTTGA GGAGCTGCACAAAAACCAGCTGTGATGGTTGGATGCAATCCTCCTCCTATACAAGCTCCGACACCAATTCCAGACGATCGTTCAACTCGAAGAGAGACctcacctccaccatcgACTTGTCAAACTTCTTCCTAACCACCGGGCTAGCGgccctttcctccttctggcTTATGACGTATACGTTCCTCTTTACATTTTACCGTTTCTGTTCTTCCACTCCATCGAACGGGGCCAGGgacggagatgatggggaacaagaggacgaggatatggatgagaaaggaaggagactgacgagatggagacggatgaaaagaagcctAAAAAGGTTTGCGTTCAGGGTGAGTAGGATATACGTTTTCATGTTGGGATGGATCGTGTTTGGGGTAGCGTGTGCGGCAAGTTGGCAGGTCAAGATGACTAGTTCAGATGGAGGCAGTGTCGGGACGGGTGTGCTTT TATTACACGCCTCATggatcctcctcttcctctgttCATTCGTTGAGATATCGCGCGGAAACCTTCGTAAGAGGGTAGATACCGGATGGGGAAGCTGTACTTGTATCCCCTTCTTTGGAATATGTAAAAGGAGAGGATTTAGGAAGTGGGGGAAGAGTGGGGATGGCGGGGGTGAAGATAAGGATgtggagaaacaggggaagagaggccGGAGTAGACGGAGGAGGGACGAGGAAAACAGCAGAAGCCAGAGTCAGACAGCGAACAGAAAAAGATAG
- a CDS encoding voltage-gated chloride channel, putative, translating to MPEQRVPLSAAPMSIAPSSSTSTSASTVRPVRPASTASLRHPQQQQPRTQPPASGAGSVAQSRRQSVDTFMPESQPPSPITYFPNPSTFASGPNNNANSISSPANSTSTSPTVSISHMASTDSDDPSAAQAVSTSSIARTPRLNPVATSNVIGLDIGAPSPRVQASRGHGGHAQTSSGTTSSTSGSVSSIIDHQSRRRGSGRVFSTPGAGYSATHPNIGLGLGPTPSRSGTGSTSTTINDAALSSPRRISTSRGLHVPPQTAAPPVGNLGLPTHEAYYSVSQPASAATPRFRDKGIYASGGSGGLQHYSSSIAGYPSGSYGAIHQNQPSRDLAPTSAMGTSMHSPFPSPEGSVLKRLKKKASNVGLGLGRPDNYDDEAVGRRGDEDELLEDNEGERANGTRVWYSSFATIDWIHDAIKESSRVRRLRNAASRSLRGKIANTWDRFQGWLVVTLTGIITALIAFLIIRAEMAFFDLKEGFCSTSWGTARRFCCAPRHQSPGSDGGEDECSDWIEWGQFFNPKEKDGPFGGWVYGGPEFMAYATVALLLAVTASCMTVYLSSSAHHTTSKDSTFLTPPSKIPTAKQSTASSPTKRTASLPYGPHNECQPLLDSVANEPPTPLIESPPETFRKVMFYAAGSGIPEIKTILSGFVIHGYLGGWTLLTKSAGLALSVGSGLSLGKEGPLVHMSSCVGNIVSRMFLKFECNEAKRREVLSAACAAGVAVAFGAPVGGVLFSLEEVSYYFPPKVMWRSFWCAAIAAITLKALNPFGNGSLVLFAVTYTKEYHYWEYIIFVVLGVFGGLYGAVFARLNIIWSRHVRNGTWLRRHPIFEVVLVVLLTTIVSFSNPYTRMGGTEFVASLFEECNSSSSSSLCVNHPHELATVIWEVFMALIIKGCLTIITFGIKVPAGIFIPSLAVGACFGRIVGHMMEYIEFTYPELSIFNVCKDTDCIVPGVYAMVGAAATLAGVTRTTVSLAVIMFELTSTLNYVVPVMLSILIAKTVADGLEKKGIYDLVIDLNQLPYLDSKHEYLWGSRRAYSVADRSVPHLRADKPHTVRSLTGKLLELVRLGMEDTGFPVLVKEMTSAGGPGTSAGVGLEGGIGSGRERSCLRVVGFLGINELEHALSELADEPDAAINLIPDDASQARVRSSAMSIFSFADSFVDNVWNPCDLSRYIDQAPITVQIHSPLELVQQLFVKLGVRQVIVVNSRGVFQGIITKKAWLNFLSELEEGTGH from the exons ATGCCAGAACAAAGGGTGCCTCTTTCCGCCGCTCCGATGTCCATCGCCCCGTCCTCCAGCACCTCGACCAGTGCAAGTACCGTACGTCCTGTGCGTCCAGCTTCCACCGCGTCGTTGCGCCACccgcaacagcaacaacccCGGACCCAGCCACCAGCATCTGGCGCCGGAAGTGTAGCGCAGTCCAGAAGACAATCCGTCGATACGTTCATGCCCGAGTCTCAGCCGCCTTCGCCTATAACTTACTTTCCGAATCCCTCGACCTTTGCAAGCGGCCCGAATAACAACGCCAACtccatctcgtctccaGCAAACTCTACCTCAACGTCACCAACAGTGTCGATCTCCCACATGGCCAGCACAGATTCCGACGATCCGTCAGCAGCTCAGGCCGTATCGACAAGCAGCATCGCTAGAACACCACGGCTGAACCCCGTCGCAACCTCCAATGTCATTGGCCTAGATATCGGTGCACCTTCCCCACGAGTCCAGGCTTCAAGAGGCCATGGCGGCCACGCACAGACGTCTTCGGGGACAACGTCAAGCACTAGTGGCAGCGTATCGAGCATCATCGACCATCAGTCCAGGCGAAGAGGTTCAGGCAGGGTGTTCAGCACGCCGGGAGCAGGTTACAGCGCGACTCACCCAAATATTGGACTTGGGCTCGGCCCCACTCCTTCGAGATCAGGGACTGGGTCTACTAGTACCACGATCAATGACGCCGCTTTGTCAAGTCCTCGGCGTATCTCGACGTCTCGGGGATTACATGTACCACCTCAAACAGCGGCACCCCCTGTGGGTAATCTGGGTTTACCAACCCACGAGGCATACTACTCGGTCAGTCAACCCGCCAGCGCGGCTACACCAAGGTTTAGAGATAAAGGGATTTATGCATCTGGTGGATCAGGAGGACTGCAGCACTATTCATCAAGCATTGCCGGCTATCCATCAGGATCATACGGCGCCATTCACCAGAATCAGCCCTCTAGAGACCTTGCACCCACATCAGCGATGGGTACTAGTATGCACTCGCCTTTCCCGTCACCCGAAGGGTCGGTTCtgaaaaggttgaagaagaaagctaGTAATGTTGGATTGGGTCTCGGAAGACCGGATAACTATGACGATGAAGCagttgggagaagaggggatgaggatgagttgTTGGAGGATAATGAAGGCGAACGGGCGAATGGCACAAGAGTATGGTACAGCTCCTTTGCAACTATTGATTGGATCCATGACGCA ATCAAGGAATCGTCACGAGTGAGGAGACTGAGGAATGCCGCTTCACGTTCTCTCCGCGGCAAGATCGCAAATACATGGGATCGCTTCCAAGGATGGCTTGTGGTTACTCTCACCGGTATCATAACCGCCCTTAtcgctttcctcatcatccgtGCGGAGATGGCATTCTTTGATCTGAAAGAAGGGTTCTGTTCGACATCCTGGGGCACCGCCAGACGGTTTTGTTGTGCACCGAGGCACCAGTCACCAGGAAGTGATGGAGGTGAGGACGAATGTTCAGACTGGATTGAGTGGGGTCAGTTCTTCAACCctaaagaaaaagatgggCCATTTGGCGGCTGGGTGTATGGAGGACCCGAATTCATGGCCTATGCTACTGTCGCACTCTTGCTAGCGGTGACTGCCAGCTGTATGACAGTTtatctctcttcatccgctCACCATACCACCTCGAAAGACTCTACATTCCTCACTCCACCGTCTAAAATTCCAACAGCCAAACAGTCCACCGCTTCCTCCCCTACCAAACGTACCGCCTCTCTCCCGTACGGCCCTCATAACGAATGTCAGCCCCTCCTCGATTCGGTCGCTAATGAACCTCCTACACCTTTGATCGAATCGCCTCCCGAAACCTTTCGTAAAGTCATGTTCTACGCTGCTGGCTCTGGTATCCCCGAAATCAAGACGATTTTGAGCGGGTTCGTCATCCATGGATATCTTGGCGGATGGACTCTGCTCACTAAGAGTGCGGGATTGGCGTTGTCCGTCGGGTCTGGTCTGTCattggggaaggaaggaccATTAGTCCATATGAGTAGCTGTGTTGGCAATATCGTATCTAGAATGTTTCTCAAATTTGAATGTAATGAAG CCAAGCGAAGGGAAGTCCTTTCGGCTGCTTGTGCGGCTGGTGTAGCGGTGGCGTTCGGTGCACCCGTCGGTGGTGTCTTGTTCTCTCTGGAAGAAGTCTCCTATTACTTTCCGCCCAAGGTCATGTGGAGAAG TTTCTGGTGCGCTGCAATTGCTGCAATCACGCTCAAAGCATTGAATCCGTTTGGCAACGGAAGCCTGGTACTG TTTGCCGTGACGTACACCAAAGAGTACCACTATTGGGAATATATCATCTTTGTAGTCCTTGGTGTCTTTGGC GGTTTGTATGGTGCGGTCTTTGCTCGACTGAACATTATCTGGAGCAGACATGTGCGGAATGGGACTTGGCTGAGGAGACATCCCATCTTTGAAGTTGTACTT GTCGTGTTGTTGACAACAATAGTGTCTTTCTCAAATCCATACACCAGAATGGGCGGCACTGAATTTGTGGCCAGC TTGTTTGAGGAATGcaattcatcttcttcaagcagCCTCTGCGTCAACCACCCTCATGAGCTCGCCACCGTGATCTGGGAAGTTTTCATGGCCCTGATCATTAAGGGCTGTTTGACGATCATCACCTTTGGCATCAAGGTTCCAG CTGGCATTTTTATCCCCTCTCTCGCTGTTGGTGCTTGCTTTGGCAGAATCGTTGGCCATATGATGGAGTACATCGAATTCACCTATCCTGAATTGTCAATCTTCAACGTCTGCAAAGACACTGATTGTATTGTACCCGGTGTTTATGCCATG GTCGGAGCAGCAGCTACTTTGGCAGGCGTTACACGCACGACGGTGTCACTGGCTGTTATCATGTTTGAACTCACGTCAACGCTCAATTATGTTGTGCCAGTGATGTTAAGTATTTTGATTGCAAAGACCGTGGCAGACgggttggagaagaagggtattTACGACTTGGTCATTGA CTTAAACCAGTTGCCTTACCTTGACTCGAAACATGAATACCTCTGGGGCTCTCGCCGCGCATATTCTGTAGCCGATCGCTCTGTTCCTCATCTGCGCGCAGATAAACCTCACACAGTGAGATCGCTCACCGGTAAACTGCTTGAACTCGTGCGTTTGGGTATGGAGGATACTGGATTCCCTGTCTtggtgaaggaaatgaCTAGTGCTGGAGGGCCAGGTACCAGTGCTGGTGTTGGATTGGAAGGGGGGATCGGTAGcgggagagaaaggagcTGCCTTAGGGTGGTTGGGTTCTTGGGTATCAATGAATTGGAACATGCTCTTT CTGAGCTAGCGGATGAGCCTGATGCTGCGATCAATCTCATTCCCGACGATGCTTCACAAGCGAGGGTACGCAGTAGTGCAATGTCAATCTTCAGCTTTGCCGACTCGTTTGTCGATAACGTGTGGAATCCATGCGACCTCAGTCGATACATCGATCAA GCGCCGATAACTGTACAGATACACTCTCCTCTTGAACTGGTGCAGCAGTTGTTTGTCAAACTCGGAGTCAGGCAGGTCATCGTCGTGAACTCTCGGGGTGTGTTTCAGGGCATAATCACCAAGAAGGCTTGGCTGAACTTCCTGAGCGAGTTGGAGGAAGGCACAGGACATTGA
- a CDS encoding expressed protein — translation MEQLGALNPWSMTSAVESDERCLEGASNCEGIARYLAAHLSERSYVLGGKKAEEFFQGLGRVWASLATSFDPSAKDTSRYASEDSRIQLALGLAKMERNLVAGLLPFQIEAFKHEPEIRRFIFNITTFVRIEDCRFFTIHSIATQLLSNVLAPVDSSKAATRHADAALRIYVSGNREDDVIIRLLDSRDPKTNHATLHLLNNLTRNSLPRLELLLTPTGMRWLAQLLGRMDEWLDKEHNCFDLATSIFTSIISFSLHPRLFQLLSEPPEPITPSQTVFLKILDSTLSSLPTSSPTPPVENYPNSFLHPLFNSLIQSSLPSLAQKSDDPRLPKYLEGLVLVSEALGTIGLRVQERIDKAAAPAADREDVELQMQGGEEQLIKATKEPLSGIVRPLIDMLRALNDFFPRTNPRNPSPPTATTTIQPELKPFSNLKRDLVRLLGVLTFNDTRVGDQVREYEGVQLVLSLTEIDEGNPFLREHALFCIRNLMLNNPANQAIIKEMDPVGVLSETGELLPVPDKMKKKSIESTITEEK, via the exons ATGGAACAACTTGGAGCTCTAAATCCTTGGTCTATGACCAGCGCTGTGGAGAGCGACGAACGCTGCCTTGAAGGTGCAAGTAACTGCGAGGGCATTGCCCGCTACCTTGCGGCGCATCTGAGTGAGCG CTCTTATGTTCTTGGAGGGAAAAAAGCCGAAGAATTTTTCCAAGGACTGGGTCGAGTTTGGGCTTCTTTGGCTACATCGTTTGATCCCAGTGCCAAGGATACCAGCCGATACGCGTCCGAGGATTCGAGGATACAGTTAGCATTGGGTTTggcaaagatggaaaggaacTTGGTTGCGGGGCTCCTTCCATTCCAAATCGAGGCATT CAAACATGAACCAGAGATCAGGAGGTTCATCTTTAACATTACGACCTTTGTCCGCATTGAGGACTGTAGAT TCTTCACTATCCACTCTATAGCTACGCAATTGCTTTCCAACGTCCTTGCACCTGTGGACTCGAGTAAAGCTGCGACGAGACACGCGGATGCCGCATTGAGAATATATGTGTCTGGCAACAGAGAAGACGACGTTATAAT ACGATTATTAGATTCTCGAGATCCAAAGACCAATCATGCCACGCTCCATTTATTAAACAATCTCACCCGCAATAGCTTACCTAGGCT CGAGCTGCTTTTGACACCAACAGGTATGAGATGGCTTGCGCAACTGCTCGGCAGGATGGATGAATGGCTGGATAAAGAACATAATTGCTTTGACCTGGC AACATCAATATTCAcatcaatcatctccttttcacTCCATCCACGCCTTTTCCAACTACTATCCGAACCTCCAGAACCTATAACACCCTCCCAAACGGTATTCCTCAAAATTCTCGATTCaactctctcctctctccctACGTCTTCCCCCACTCCGCCTGTTGAAAACTATCCCAACAGCTTCCTCCACCCACTATTCAACAGCCTCATACAatcatctctcccttctctggCCCAGAAGTCGGACGATCCAAGGTTACCAAAATACCTCGAAGGTTTGGTACTTGTTTCTGAAGCTTTGGGGACTATAGGGTTGAGGGTGCAAGAGAGGATTGATAAAGCTGCTGCACCGGCTGCAGACCGGGAAGATGTGGAGCTGCAGATGCAAGGCGGTGAGGAACAGCTGATAAAGGCAACTAAAGAACCTCTGTCGGGCATAGTGCGTCCTCTGATAG ATATGCTGAGGGCTCTCAACGACTTTTTCCCTCGCACCAACCCGCGCAACCCATCCCCCCCCACGGCCACTACGACCATCCAGCCAGAACTTAAACCATTCTCCAACTTGAAACGTGACCTTGTTCGGCTACTGGGTGTGCTCACGTTCAATGACACTCGAGTTGGGGACCAAGTCCGGGAATATGAGGGCGTGCAGCTGGTTTTGAGCCTGACTGAGATTGATGAGGGTAACCCCT TTTTGAGAGAACATGCTCTCTTTTGTATTAGGAATCTTATGCTCAACAACCCCGCTAATCAAGCTATAATCAAAGAAATGGACCCAGTCGGCGTTCTATCGGAGACGGGAGAACTTTTACCTGTCCcggacaagatgaagaagaagagcatcGAGTCGACCATCACAGAAGAAAAATAG
- a CDS encoding expressed protein, which translates to MAYNSNHHQPYNLNYSPNEELEDFDVRADFDVKGPRWSEVHGNGLYNPGIEAGRGNARSSTIGLGVMGGDRNNRPVSEHIPPLGHTYSQDTRKSLASKEELVSVPVLGPEWRKTELHDLSRRGQSGIKAEKRKKAWLEWTRDQRGLCGVRWLTRKVIVGAVFLFCVALGVTLYFVIPRAPSFEFYDEQPFTVNNDTISFSRTPTNFSFSGNLNLWADASSSYVPVHFTHLEASLYDETTNKKIATGDWGNHVMPHKAEQAIILPVKFAYSAINTSDTTWNDWYNACGHMWPGTTRSDLKLKLLLKMSIVGLTKKPLTSTLISGVTCPFELSADSV; encoded by the exons ATGGCCTACAACTCAAATCATCACCAGCCGTACAATCTCAACTACAGTCCTAATgaagagctcgaggacTTTGACGTCAGGGCAGACTTTGATGTCAAAGGGCCTAGGTGGAGTGAAGTGCATGGCAACGGTTTGTACAATCCTGGTATTGAAGCAGGTAGAGGAAACGCAAGATCAAGTACGATCGGTCTGGGTGTCATGGGAGGCGACAGAAA CAACAGACCTGTCAGCGAGCATATACCCCCCCTAGGTCATACTTATTCTCAAGACACCAGGAAATCCCTCGCCtcaaaagaagagcttgttTCTGTGCCAGTGTTAGGACCTGA gtggaggaagactGAATTACATGACCTTTCACGAAGGGGCCAATCTGGCATCAaagcagagaagaggaagaaagctTGGCTAGAATGGACGAGAGACCAACGAGGATTATGTGGAGTCCGGTGGTTAACTAGAAAAGTGATTGTAGGAGCTGTTTTTCTGTTCTGCGTTGC CCTTGGTGTAACGCTCTACTTTGTCATTCCAAGAGCGCCGAGCTTCGAATTTTATGATGAACAACCATTCACTGTCAACAACGACACAATCTCTTTCAGTCGGACGCCAACCAATTTTTCGTTTTCTGGGAACCTCAATCTCTGGG CCGACGCATCCTCATCTTACGTTCCAGTCCATTTCACGCATCTGGAAGCTTCTTTGTACGACgaaacaacaaacaaaaagatAGCGACAGGGGATTGGGGAAATCACGTCATGCCGCACAAAGCTGAGCAAGCTATTATATTACCTGTGAAGTTTGCATATAGTGCTATCAACACTTCCGATACGACTT GGAACGATTGGTATAATGCATGCGGCCATATGTGGCCAGGCACGACCAGATCTGatctcaagctcaagctttTGCTCAAGATGTCGATCGTGGGCCTGACCAAAAAGCCGCTGACATCAACATTGATCAGTGGTGTTACCTGCCCCTTCGAATTATCTGCCGACAGTGTATAA
- a CDS encoding Cell division control protein 16, putative, protein MFTPPNPPHGNPPPLSYSPFPSSSRHHRLQRSIPSNLSNSFSYTPADSNLDLSVDSDNFSFAYPTRRPRPSNLSIFSSGALENAAEQGNRGISQVSPRAKPSPVGSKRSTATARPLNLTTDPRNGRSANGRGEYSNGRPKSRMNETIGLDDEKEQDEERNWSMVDSMRLWRHDAIMQHLYETAAFWGDKILSWTADPNDAFWLAQTHFLTGHYLRAEKLLTEPLVPSPKGFLPPRDGSGPQDKGKRRSQDDDDGMNGLEPGEDEVLGRKLIDESLACRYLAAQCLVHQEKYVEALELVGESNPFRTLDHPSQGPDEPSQDGGIKLHSSLCLLRGLLHLRLSSFALAKESLMEALMLDVKNYDAYRELIEGGMMSEKEEWDFVTHLGYRKQLSEDDANFVKLMYMTKLKKDTHACEVAAAREALTTQFALGENCDVLVGLADELYAKYKWEECYVVTTKILSRIPGHPSALPLHLACMHHIHRLRSSLFMLAHELVEQDPQAATTWYAVGLWYFSGKRWAEARRYFSKANLIDSRFAPAWIAFAHSFAYEGEHDHAITAYSTSARLFQGSHLPLLFIGMEHLQLSASNLAEEYFLAAKAINDSDPLLLNELGVVHYNKEDYAVAASYFRKALRASFDMQGVKSIWAVTYCNLGHAYRIMGEYNKSEHNYRQTIRLDPTNPTAYSSLALLHHLRGDIRLSIQIYHQALSLSPQDPLSTVLLEMALKEQMETLDPTTLPGLPGQLGGRDMDPFKVPKGNPSFGPVPVEMDPTTLGEAGGESVVLPPGSVPLPLPAPSGTTSAASLPIARVPGDDAEDRSSVQSVEDGDEYEEGDGSTMDIEDD, encoded by the exons ATGTTCACCCCACCAAATCCACCACACGGAAATCCCCCGCCACTTTCCTACTCCCCCTTCCCCAGCTCCTCTCGCCACCACCGCCTGCAGCGCAGCATCCCTTCCAACCTCTcaaactccttctcctATACTCCAGCAGACTCAAACTTGGATCTCTCTGTAGACTCGGATAatttctcctttgcctACCCTACAAGAAGACCAAGACCATCAAACTTGAGCATATTTTCATCTGGCGCGCTCGAAAATGCTGCTGAACAAGGCAACCGTGGTATCTCCCAAGTCTCTCCACGTGCCAAACCTAGTCCCGTAGGGTCTAAAAGATCCACTGCAACTGCTCGTCCACTTAATCTCACTACTGACCCCAGAAATGGCCGGAGTGCAAATGGTAGAGGAGAATATTCAAATGGCCGACCAAAATCAAGGATGAACGAGACAATAGGTCTGGACGATGAAAAGGAgcaggatgaggaaaggaaCTGGAGTATGGTCGATTCAATGAGGCTGTGGAGGCATGATGCGATCATGCAGCATTTGTATGAGACCGCAGCGTTCTGGGGAGACAAGATTCTCAGCTGGACAG CCGATCCAAACGACGCCTTTTGGCTAGCCCAAACACACTTTCTTACAGGACACTATCTTCGAGCGGAGAAACTGCTTACAGAACCCCTCGTTCCCTCTCCAAAAGGCTTTTTACCTCCAAGGGATGGATCTGGCCCTCAGGACAAGGGCAAGAGACGGTCGcaagacgacgatgatgggaTGAATGGTTTGGAGCCcggtgaagatgaagtcTTGGGCAGAAAGTTGATTGATGAGAGTCTGGCTTGCCGGTATCTAGCAGCTCAATGCTTG GTACACCAAGAGAAATACGTTGAGGCGCTTGAGCTGGTAGGCGAATCAAATCCTTTCCGTACTCTGGACCACCCCAGTCAAGGCCCCGACGAACCATCACAAGACGGAGGTATCAAACTTCATTCTTCATTGTGTCTCTTACGCGGTCTGCTTCACCTTCGTTTATCATCATTCGCATTAGCAAAAGAGTCGTTGATGGAAGCGTTGATGTTGGATGTGAAGAACTATGATGCGTATAGAGAGTTGATAGAAGGAGGAATGATGTCTGAAAAGGAGG AGTGGGACTTTGTAACCCATCTGGGATACCGGAAGCAACTGTCCGAAGACGACGCCAACTTTGTCAAACTCATGTACATGACCAAACTCAAAAAAGACACCCACGCATGCGAGGTGGCGGCCGCTCGGGAAGCGCTTACCACTCAATTCGCCCTCGGAGAAAACTGTGACGTCCTCGTTGGGCTTGCAGATGAGCTTTACGCCAAATACAAATGGGAAGAATGCTACGTTGTCACGACCAAAATCCTTTCTCGCATCCCTGGCCACCCCAGCgcgcttcctcttcatctcgcGTGCATGCACCATATTCATCGGCTAAGGTCTTCTTTATTCATGTTGGCGCATGAGTTGGTGGAACAAGATCCACAAGCGGCTACAACGTGGTATGCTGTGGGGTTGTGGTACTTTTCCGGTAAAAGATGGGCTGAAGCAAGGCGATATTTCAG TAAGGCAAATTTGATAGATTCACGTTTCGCACCTGCTTGGATCGCTTTTGCGCACTCATTCGCATATGAAGGGGAGCATGACCATGCCATCACCGCCTACTCTACTTCTGCCCGTCTATTCCAAGG ATCTCATTTACCATTGTTATTCATTGGAATGGAACACCTTCAATTAAGCGCGTCAAATTTGGCGGAGGAGTATTTCTTAGCTGCAAAGGCTATCAATGACTCTGACCCCTTATTACTTAATGAGCTTGGTGTGGTACATTATAACAAGGAAGA CTATGCTGTTGCCGCGAGCTACTTCAGGAAAGCCCTGCGAGCATCGTTTGATATGCAGGGTGTGAAGAGCATATGGGCTGTAACGTACTGCAACCTTGGACACGCTTACCGAATCATGGG CGAATATAATAAGTCTGAACACAACTACCGTCAGACTATCCGATTAGACCCTACCAACCCCACAGCCTATTCTTctctcgccctccttcatcatcttcgtgGTGACATTCGCCTCTCTATCCAGATCTACCACCAGGCCCTGTCCCTCTCGCCTCAAGACCCTCTCTCCACCGTTTTATTGGAAATGGCCTTGAAAGAACAGATGGAAACACTTGATCCGACAACGCTCCCTGGCTTACCTGGACAgttgggaggaagagatatGGATCCGTTCAAGGTACCAAAGGGGAACCCAAGCTTTGGACCTGTACCTGTTGAAATGGATCCAACCACATTAGGGGAGGCTGGAGGAGAGAGCGTGGTGCTGCCTCCCGGGTCGGTACCGTTGCCATTACCGGCGCCGTCTGGGACAACATCAGCGGCGTCATTACCTATCGCCCGGGTACCTGGAGATGATGCAGAGGATAGGTCTTCTGTGCAAAGTGTAGAGGACGGGGATGAatatgaagaaggggatgggtCAACAATGGACATTGAGGATGATTAA